A stretch of DNA from Limnohabitans sp. MORI2:
AGCATCTTCACGCAGCGGTACTTTTCTGAGTTGCTGCTGAACACGGCGTTGTTCAAAAAAATCTTGCAGCACAGCTGCACATTCGTCGGCCAACACACCACCCGTCACTTGGGTTTGGTGGTTGATGTGTTCATTTGCAAATAAATTGAGCACAGAGCCCGCTGCACCTGTTTTGGGCTCGATCGCACCAAACACCACGCGCTTGAAACGCGCATGCAGCGCTGCGCCGCTGCACATGGCGCAAGGCTCTAACGTCACATACAAGGTGCAGTCGTCCAGCCGATAGTTGCCCAGTGCTTGGGCCGCAGCGCGCATGGCATTCACTTCGGCATGTGCCGTGGGGTCAAGGCTGGCCAGTGGCGCGTTGTGGGCCGATGCAATCACCTGCCCTGCCCTCACCACTACCGCGCCCACCGGCACTTCGCCTGCATCAGCGGCGGCTTGCGCTTGGCGCAGGGCCAGCTGCATGAAGCCAATGTCTTCTGGCGAATGCGTCATGGCTGAACCATACCGAGTTTGACCATCCACTCGGCCAAAGCTTGCTCATCCGCGCTGCCCTGCGCATATATCGCGTGCATGGCGGCGTGTGATTCGGGTCGGTGTTGGTTGAGTTTGAGCTTGCATTGCAGCTCAGTGATGCGTAGCTCGAACGCCACAATGGCGCTGAGCATCTTGTGTTGGTAGTCTTCACCCAAACCATGCCACTGCGCAGCATAAGGCGGCTCGTGATCGCCAATGAGTTGCTTGAGCAAACGGTCTTTCGCTTGTGGTTCTTGTACCAGCGAAGCTTCCACCTTGGCATGTACGGCCAAATAGCTCCATGTAGGCACCCGCGTGAGGTCTAGGTAGACCTTGGGCGACATATAGGCCTGTGGGCCCATGAAGGTCACCAGTGCTTGAGGGCGAGCTTGCAAGTAGCGCCAATGCGGATTGGCTTTGGCGCAGTGACCGAGCAGCACGTGCTGGCCATCTATCTGTGTCAAATAAAGGGGGATGTGTGTGACGCATGGAAAACCATCGTCGTCCACACTGATGAGATTCGCAAACGGATGCGCCCGCATGATAGCGAGCGCATGTGCCTCATCTTTGGCCTTGAACTGCGGGGGCAGGTACATGCCAAACGACCGCAGAGGGCCTGCTTAAAAACGACGTTTGACGGCTGGGCCGCCTGGGGCTTTGCCTTCGATGTGACGGAAAGTCACGCGGGCTTTGTTCATGTCGTAAGGCGACAGTTCAACCGTGACCTTGTCGCCTTCGATGATGCGGATGCGGTGCAGGCGCATTTTGCCGGCGGTGTATGCGATCAGGGAGTGACCGTTTTCCAGGGTGACGCGGTAGCGAGAGTCGGGCAAGACCTCGGTCACGACACCCTTCATTTCGATCATTTCTTCTTTTGCCATGTACTTCTGTGTTCTCTAATTTAAAAATCTGGCCCAAAGCGGGCAACTAACGTTAGCCCCCGATTGTAGGCTGTTCGACTTGAGGTCTTATTCCCACTCAATCGTCGCTGGCGGCTTGCTAGACACGTCATACGTCACGCGGTTGATGCCACGCACTTCGTTGATGATGCGTCCAGACACTTTCTTGAGCAGCGCATAAGGCAACTCAGCCCAGTCGGCGGTCATGAAGTCGCTGGTCTGAACCGCACGCAAGGCCACCACATAGTCGTAAGTGCGGCCATCGCCCATCACGCCCACGCTCTTAACGGGCAAGAACACGGTGAAGGCTTGGCTGGTCAAGTCGTACCAAGTTTTGCCAGTAGCCTCATCGGTGAAGTTGTGCAGCTCTTCGATGAAGATGGCATCAGCTCGGCGCAGCAAGTCGGCGTATTCTTTTTTCACTTCGCCCAAAATGCGCACGCCCAAGCCTGGGCCTGGGAAGGGGTGGCGGTATACCATCTCGCGGGGCAATCCTAATGCCACGCCGAGTTCGCGCACTTCATCTTTGAACAAGTCGCGCAAGGGCTCCAACAGTTTCAAGCCCAATTGCTCGGGCAAGCCGCCCACGTTGTGGTGACTCTTGATGGTCACAGCTTTTTTGCTCTTCGCGCCGCCGCTTTCAATCACGTCGGGGTAAATCGTGCCTTGCGCCAAGAAGGTGGCTCCTTTGTGCCCACCATCGCCCGCTTTGAGCTTGGCAGCCTCGGCTTTGAACACGTCCACAAACAAGCCGCCGATGATTTTGCGCTTGGCCTCTGGCTCGCTCACACCCGCCAACTTGCCCAAAAACAAATCGCTCGCATCCACGCGAATCACGCGGGCGTGCAACTTGCCAGCAAACATGTCCATGACCATGTCACCCTCGTTCAGGCGCAACAGACCGTGGTCCACAAACACACAGGTGAGCTGGTCGCCAATGGCGCGGTGAATCAGCGCAGCGGCCACCGATGAATCGACGCCGCCGGAGAGGCCCAAGATGACCTCTTCGTCGCCCACTTGTTTGCGAATGGCAGCCACTGCCTCTTCGATGTAGTCGCCCATGATCCAGTCGGGGCGTGTGCCGCAAATATCCAACACAAAGCGGTTCAACAACGCTTGGCCTTGCACGGTGTGCGTGACTTCGGGGTGGAATTGCACCGCGTAAAACTTGCGCGCCTCGTCGGCCATGCCCGCGATGGGGCAAGCTGGCGTGGATGCCATGACCTTGAAGCCTTCGGGCAGCTGGGTCACTTTGTCACCGTGGCTCATCCACACCTTGAGCATGCCATGACCTTCGGCCGTGCTGAAGTCTTCAATGCCTTTGAGCAATTCGGTGTGGCCGTGGGCTCGCACTTCGGCATAGCCAAATTCGCGGGTCGTGCCCGCCTCCACCTTGCCGCCCAGCTGAGTGGCCATGGTTTGCATGCCGTAGCAAATGCCCAGCACGGGCAAGCCCAGTTCAAACACGGCGTCAGGTGCGCGGTCGTCCACCTCATACACGCTGGCGTGGCTGCCGGAAAGGATGATGCCTTTGAGGTTGCCGTCTTTGGCATATTCGCGCACCCAGTCGCTGGTCACGTCGCAAGGATGAACTTCACAGAACACATGCGCTTCGCGCACACGGCGGGCGATGAGTTGGGTGACTTGAGAGCCGAAATCGAGGATGAGGATTTTTTGATGCGACATAAATAAAAAAGGGCCTTCAAATGGCCTAGCCCGCTATTGTCTCAAAAAACAAAGCCACCCCGAGGGGTGGCCTGTGCGAGAACACTAAAAGCTTATTCAGCGCTT
This window harbors:
- a CDS encoding FMN-binding negative transcriptional regulator; this translates as MYLPPQFKAKDEAHALAIMRAHPFANLISVDDDGFPCVTHIPLYLTQIDGQHVLLGHCAKANPHWRYLQARPQALVTFMGPQAYMSPKVYLDLTRVPTWSYLAVHAKVEASLVQEPQAKDRLLKQLIGDHEPPYAAQWHGLGEDYQHKMLSAIVAFELRITELQCKLKLNQHRPESHAAMHAIYAQGSADEQALAEWMVKLGMVQP
- the infA gene encoding translation initiation factor IF-1, with product MAKEEMIEMKGVVTEVLPDSRYRVTLENGHSLIAYTAGKMRLHRIRIIEGDKVTVELSPYDMNKARVTFRHIEGKAPGGPAVKRRF
- the guaA gene encoding glutamine-hydrolyzing GMP synthase, which translates into the protein MSHQKILILDFGSQVTQLIARRVREAHVFCEVHPCDVTSDWVREYAKDGNLKGIILSGSHASVYEVDDRAPDAVFELGLPVLGICYGMQTMATQLGGKVEAGTTREFGYAEVRAHGHTELLKGIEDFSTAEGHGMLKVWMSHGDKVTQLPEGFKVMASTPACPIAGMADEARKFYAVQFHPEVTHTVQGQALLNRFVLDICGTRPDWIMGDYIEEAVAAIRKQVGDEEVILGLSGGVDSSVAAALIHRAIGDQLTCVFVDHGLLRLNEGDMVMDMFAGKLHARVIRVDASDLFLGKLAGVSEPEAKRKIIGGLFVDVFKAEAAKLKAGDGGHKGATFLAQGTIYPDVIESGGAKSKKAVTIKSHHNVGGLPEQLGLKLLEPLRDLFKDEVRELGVALGLPREMVYRHPFPGPGLGVRILGEVKKEYADLLRRADAIFIEELHNFTDEATGKTWYDLTSQAFTVFLPVKSVGVMGDGRTYDYVVALRAVQTSDFMTADWAELPYALLKKVSGRIINEVRGINRVTYDVSSKPPATIEWE